A stretch of Cellulosilyticum sp. I15G10I2 DNA encodes these proteins:
- a CDS encoding S8 family peptidase yields the protein MEQMLRQDTLLRIREYILQTYQSQESLVVSYPSLLFEALASQIYYVTVPPGADNEFIRLRNDVSFLAPPALYGINATEAFIDTNILMFHDYPFGPLRGNNVIIGFVDTGIDYTNPVFQQADNTTRIIRIWDQTIDGIPPRGYTYGTEYTQETINVALASDNPFAIVPSYDEIGHGTFLAGVAAGDDKSGAGLFRGGAPDAMIAMVKLRPARAYLKNYYFVPEQSVAYQDNDFIAGVNYLIQMALDLQRPLVICIGIGNNEGAHDGTTITERYLNAQTVVQNVIMVAAAGNEANSGHHFAGVVMTGQRQDVEINVAEGESGFYLNVWASASDILAISIRSPIGQNIQKVPVVPNQTRTYNFSLERTVVTVTYNYPDVQTGAQNILVRFQDPTPGLWIVSIYGEEIIRGVYNMWLPRSGFVLDGTRFLRSDTLITVAIPSTGENVITIGAYDYIDQSVYVGSGRGPRSDGQIKPELIAPGVNIEGPRVGGGFTTYVGTSSAAAITASAAALLMQWAVIDGNLREMNTRIARGILIRGTIKRRGVEYPNPAEGFGRLDLRNSIANI from the coding sequence ATGGAGCAGATGTTAAGACAAGACACGCTTTTGCGTATAAGGGAATATATTTTACAAACCTATCAATCTCAAGAGAGTCTTGTAGTAAGTTATCCAAGTCTTTTATTTGAGGCACTGGCCAGTCAAATTTATTATGTGACAGTTCCGCCGGGGGCAGATAATGAATTTATAAGACTACGGAATGATGTTAGCTTTTTAGCGCCTCCGGCATTGTATGGGATTAATGCGACAGAGGCTTTTATTGATACCAATATACTTATGTTTCATGACTACCCTTTTGGTCCGCTTAGAGGCAATAATGTCATTATTGGTTTTGTTGATACAGGGATTGATTATACAAATCCTGTTTTTCAACAAGCTGATAATACCACAAGGATTATAAGAATATGGGATCAAACCATAGATGGTATCCCGCCCAGAGGGTATACATATGGTACTGAATATACACAGGAAACTATTAATGTAGCACTTGCATCGGATAATCCTTTTGCAATTGTACCAAGTTATGATGAGATAGGACATGGTACTTTTCTAGCAGGCGTTGCAGCGGGGGATGATAAAAGCGGAGCAGGACTCTTTAGAGGCGGTGCACCGGATGCTATGATTGCAATGGTGAAGTTAAGGCCTGCTAGAGCCTATCTAAAAAACTATTATTTTGTTCCAGAACAGAGCGTTGCTTATCAAGATAATGATTTTATAGCCGGTGTGAATTATCTTATACAAATGGCGCTAGATCTCCAGCGACCGCTTGTTATCTGTATTGGTATAGGGAATAATGAAGGTGCACACGATGGGACAACAATAACTGAGAGATATTTAAATGCTCAAACAGTAGTTCAGAACGTTATAATGGTAGCAGCAGCAGGTAATGAGGCCAATAGTGGTCATCACTTTGCAGGGGTTGTTATGACAGGACAAAGGCAAGACGTAGAGATCAATGTGGCAGAGGGAGAGAGTGGGTTTTACCTTAATGTCTGGGCATCCGCGTCAGATATACTTGCTATTTCAATAAGAAGTCCTATAGGACAGAATATTCAAAAGGTCCCCGTTGTACCTAATCAAACCCGTACTTATAATTTTAGTCTTGAACGGACAGTTGTCACAGTAACGTATAATTATCCAGATGTACAAACAGGGGCACAAAACATTCTGGTTAGATTTCAAGATCCTACCCCTGGACTTTGGATTGTTTCGATTTATGGCGAAGAAATAATTAGAGGAGTCTATAATATGTGGCTTCCAAGAAGCGGATTTGTTTTGGATGGCACAAGATTTTTAAGGTCAGATACTTTGATTACGGTGGCGATTCCTTCAACAGGAGAAAACGTGATTACAATAGGGGCTTATGATTATATCGACCAAAGTGTCTATGTGGGTTCAGGAAGAGGGCCAAGATCAGACGGACAAATCAAGCCTGAGCTTATTGCTCCTGGTGTTAATATAGAAGGGCCAAGAGTAGGAGGGGGGTTTACAACTTATGTAGGGACCAGTTCAGCTGCGGCTATCACCGCCTCAGCGGCAGCACTTTTGATGCAATGGGCCGTAATAGATGGTAATTTGAGAGAAATGAATACTAGAATTGCCAGAGGGATTTTAATAAGAGGTACTATAAAAAGAAGAGGCGTAGAATATCCAAATCCCGCAGAAGGCTTTGGCAGGCTCGATCTTAGGAATTCTATTGCTAATATATGA
- a CDS encoding 3'-5' exonuclease — MNTYVVVDIETTGAHPLTSDIIEIGAVYVEKGRVAGEFNQLICPTQEISPYITSITGITNEMVQYEPPIETVMPKFINFCKDVPLVGHNIILFDYRMLKVKAINMGLPFDKMGLDTLVIARKMLHELPSRRLGDLCAHYHINLENAHRAYDDAFATHELYLHLKDEFYHIEPKLFEPLPMAWEIPKSVPLTKRQKAYLLNLCHRHQITLKQDIDALTKSQCSKLIDHIISEHGKI, encoded by the coding sequence ATGAATACATATGTCGTTGTAGATATAGAAACAACAGGAGCACATCCACTAACAAGTGATATTATAGAAATTGGAGCAGTCTATGTAGAAAAGGGGCGTGTGGCCGGTGAGTTTAATCAGCTTATTTGTCCAACACAAGAAATATCACCTTATATTACATCGATAACAGGCATTACAAATGAAATGGTTCAATACGAACCGCCCATCGAGACGGTGATGCCAAAATTTATAAATTTTTGTAAGGATGTTCCTTTAGTAGGACATAATATCATCCTTTTTGATTATAGGATGCTTAAGGTAAAAGCAATAAATATGGGACTGCCTTTTGATAAAATGGGGTTAGATACTTTAGTCATTGCAAGAAAGATGCTTCACGAGCTGCCAAGCAGAAGACTCGGGGATCTATGCGCCCATTATCATATCAACTTAGAAAATGCGCATAGAGCTTATGATGATGCTTTTGCCACGCATGAACTGTACCTGCATTTAAAAGATGAATTTTATCATATAGAGCCTAAACTTTTTGAACCACTGCCTATGGCGTGGGAAATTCCTAAAAGTGTTCCGCTGACTAAAAGACAAAAGGCTTATTTGTTAAACTTATGTCATAGACATCAGATTACTTTAAAACAAGATATAGATGCACTTACAAAATCACAATGCAGCAAGCTTATTGACCATATTATTTCTGAACATGGCAAAATATAA
- the nrdD gene encoding anaerobic ribonucleoside-triphosphate reductase has protein sequence MKYYVIKRDGRKVSFDLSKIDNAITRSAKNLNLSVDIAVISQEVENRIRGSYKYEIDVEQIQDLIEDTLMDLKLIDIKNSYSNYRKERTRIRDLKSELMDTVHSIGVETDRDNANVGNNFSSKLLRIASETNKWHNLSKMPKRLAKLHELGDLYYHDLDSYNLATNCLHIDTGKVFENGFNTGYGTIRQPKRIESAAELSCILLQASQNDMFGGQSHVNFDNDMAPYVKSTRDEIFEEYAALKDCMAEEDFVSFAESKLISRVRQAMQGIVYNLNTMHSRAGSQVPFSSLNVGVPQSADAALVCQIFLEEYEKGLGKNEQPIFPNIIFRVKLGVNRRPEDPYYYLFKLACKVAGSRMNPTFMNLDADFNLHYYNMGILPATMGCRTYICSNVNGQEGPNRRGNNAPTTINLPRIAIEAKGDLDRFWELLDKKLNLAKESLLYRYEVLKKLKVKDMPFVIGEGLMLGSEGLGPNDSIDPILKNGSWSIGFIGLAETLISLTGSHHGQSEKARELGYQIVQCMRDFTDKATYDTQMNWSCYATPAEGLSGKFVLQDRVKYGVIEGVTDKDYYTNSFHVPVGFTISIPDKVQIEAPFHKMCNAGHISYIEVDGYPEGDTLEKIITYAYDHSNISYLGINFHLRYCKDCGTYINEHSKTCPDCSGTNIQGISRVTGYLSLDERFGNGKLSERRDRLSHDGSNKNTYTSV, from the coding sequence ATGAAGTATTATGTGATCAAGCGTGATGGCAGAAAGGTAAGTTTTGACTTATCTAAAATAGATAATGCTATCACCCGTTCAGCAAAAAACCTGAACTTATCTGTAGATATAGCTGTTATTTCACAAGAAGTCGAAAATCGTATTAGAGGGTCCTATAAATACGAGATTGATGTTGAACAAATCCAAGATCTTATTGAAGATACACTTATGGATCTTAAATTAATAGATATTAAAAATTCTTACTCTAACTATCGCAAAGAAAGAACACGTATTCGAGATTTAAAATCTGAACTTATGGATACTGTACATAGTATTGGTGTTGAAACCGATCGCGATAATGCCAATGTAGGCAATAATTTTTCATCTAAATTACTTAGAATAGCTAGTGAAACCAATAAATGGCATAACCTTTCTAAAATGCCTAAACGACTTGCTAAACTTCATGAACTTGGAGATTTATATTATCATGACTTAGATAGCTATAATTTAGCTACAAACTGTTTACATATCGATACAGGCAAAGTCTTTGAAAACGGCTTTAATACAGGTTATGGTACCATCCGTCAGCCTAAAAGAATTGAATCTGCGGCTGAGTTATCTTGTATCTTGCTCCAGGCTTCTCAAAATGATATGTTTGGGGGACAATCCCATGTTAATTTCGACAATGACATGGCGCCTTATGTAAAATCTACTCGTGATGAAATCTTTGAGGAATACGCGGCACTAAAAGACTGTATGGCAGAAGAAGATTTTGTATCCTTTGCTGAAAGCAAGCTTATCTCCCGTGTGCGTCAAGCTATGCAAGGCATTGTTTATAACCTCAATACAATGCATTCAAGAGCTGGTTCTCAAGTACCTTTTAGCAGTCTTAATGTGGGAGTTCCTCAGTCTGCTGATGCTGCTTTAGTGTGCCAAATTTTCTTAGAAGAATATGAAAAAGGACTAGGTAAAAATGAGCAGCCTATATTCCCTAATATTATCTTTAGAGTAAAACTCGGCGTAAACCGCAGACCGGAAGACCCTTACTACTATTTGTTTAAACTGGCTTGTAAAGTAGCTGGTTCTCGTATGAATCCTACTTTTATGAATTTAGATGCCGATTTTAATCTGCATTATTACAATATGGGTATACTTCCTGCAACTATGGGCTGCAGAACTTATATATGTTCCAATGTGAATGGTCAAGAAGGTCCTAACAGACGGGGTAACAATGCACCGACTACTATTAACCTGCCTCGTATTGCAATAGAAGCTAAGGGGGATTTAGATAGATTCTGGGAGCTCTTAGACAAGAAACTGAATCTCGCAAAAGAATCACTTCTCTATCGTTATGAGGTGCTTAAAAAGCTTAAGGTGAAAGATATGCCATTTGTAATAGGTGAAGGACTGATGCTGGGGTCTGAGGGACTCGGCCCTAATGACAGTATTGATCCTATTCTTAAGAATGGTTCATGGAGCATTGGATTTATCGGTCTTGCTGAAACCCTTATCTCACTTACGGGCTCTCATCACGGCCAGTCAGAAAAAGCCCGTGAACTCGGTTATCAGATCGTTCAGTGTATGAGAGACTTTACGGATAAAGCAACTTATGATACACAGATGAACTGGAGTTGCTATGCTACTCCTGCAGAAGGCTTAAGCGGTAAATTCGTACTTCAAGACCGTGTTAAATACGGTGTTATTGAAGGGGTAACAGATAAAGATTACTATACCAATAGTTTTCATGTGCCTGTTGGCTTTACCATCTCTATCCCTGATAAAGTACAGATTGAGGCACCTTTCCATAAAATGTGTAACGCAGGGCATATCAGCTACATTGAAGTAGATGGTTATCCTGAAGGCGATACACTGGAGAAGATCATTACATATGCTTATGACCATTCTAATATCAGCTATCTTGGCATTAACTTTCATTTAAGATATTGTAAAGACTGCGGTACCTATATCAATGAACATTCTAAGACATGCCCTGATTGCTCTGGTACAAATATTCAAGGCATAAGCCGTGTAACAGGCTACCTAAGTCTTGATGAAAGGTTTGGAAACGGGAAACTTTCTGAAAGAAGAGACAGACTTTCTCATGATGGCAGCAATAAAAATACTTATACGAGCGTATGA
- the nrdG gene encoding anaerobic ribonucleoside-triphosphate reductase activating protein, whose product MISLRVAGFLDHSTVNGEGFRSVLFLSGCHHNCLGCHNKLQQDFAYGEDLPITEIIAKISKNKRLLDGVTISGGEPFEQSENLRPLLGALKKLDLSIWVYTGYLYEDLTKDPIKSLLLPFIDVLVDGPYIEAYADANLKYRGSSNQRFLNLTEGKISAYLTY is encoded by the coding sequence ATGATAAGCCTCCGTGTCGCTGGATTTTTAGACCATTCTACAGTAAACGGCGAAGGTTTTAGGAGTGTTTTATTCCTATCAGGCTGTCATCATAACTGCCTGGGCTGTCATAATAAATTACAGCAAGACTTTGCTTATGGCGAAGACCTTCCCATTACTGAGATCATAGCTAAAATTTCAAAAAACAAACGTTTACTTGATGGTGTTACCATCTCGGGCGGTGAACCTTTTGAACAAAGTGAAAATCTTAGACCTTTACTTGGAGCACTCAAAAAACTCGATCTTTCTATTTGGGTTTATACAGGCTATTTATATGAAGACTTAACTAAAGATCCGATTAAATCCTTGCTGCTGCCGTTTATTGATGTCCTTGTAGATGGTCCCTATATAGAAGCTTATGCAGATGCAAACCTTAAATACCGTGGTTCTTCTAACCAAAGATTTTTAAATTTAACTGAAGGTAAAATTTCTGCCTATTTAACTTATTAA
- a CDS encoding L-lactate dehydrogenase, which produces MIKHKVCIIGAGMVGSATMMAILNSGLIAEIVLIDQNEEKAEGEALDAFHTTSFSYVPNVYIRRGSYEDCKDSQMIVMCAGPSVKPGQKLDRRILIETNTHVTRSVMKEIIRYTREAIILFVSNPVDILTYVAQKEFDYPQHKIIGTGTLLDTARMRRIIGEYFLVDTKNVHGYVLGEHGESAFITWSLCNLGGIPIDACAKKFNKAPIDKAQILRDVKQAGMKILLAKGYTNYGVAQSVARIMKAISLNELSILPVATTLSGEYGIHDVAVSVPCIIGQEGIHEILDIPLTETEKSQLVDSAASVKSMIKTIYS; this is translated from the coding sequence ATGATTAAACATAAAGTATGTATTATAGGCGCGGGCATGGTAGGTTCAGCAACTATGATGGCCATATTAAACTCAGGCCTTATAGCGGAGATAGTTCTTATTGATCAAAATGAGGAAAAGGCAGAGGGAGAAGCGCTCGATGCGTTTCATACGACCTCTTTTTCTTATGTACCCAATGTATATATCAGAAGGGGGAGTTATGAGGACTGTAAAGATTCACAGATGATTGTGATGTGTGCAGGACCCAGTGTAAAACCAGGGCAAAAGCTGGATAGGCGTATTCTGATAGAGACGAATACACATGTAACACGAAGCGTTATGAAGGAGATTATTCGCTATACACGAGAAGCTATTATCCTATTTGTATCAAATCCAGTAGATATTCTTACTTATGTTGCTCAAAAGGAATTTGATTATCCTCAGCATAAGATTATTGGTACAGGGACTTTGTTAGATACAGCCCGTATGAGACGTATTATCGGGGAATATTTTTTAGTAGATACTAAAAACGTACATGGCTATGTTCTGGGTGAACATGGAGAAAGTGCATTTATAACATGGAGTCTATGTAACTTAGGCGGGATCCCCATTGATGCGTGCGCTAAGAAATTTAATAAAGCCCCCATTGATAAAGCACAAATTCTTCGTGATGTTAAACAAGCCGGCATGAAGATCCTCTTAGCTAAAGGGTATACAAATTATGGCGTAGCGCAAAGTGTTGCAAGAATTATGAAGGCCATTAGTCTCAATGAGTTAAGTATACTTCCTGTAGCTACAACACTAAGTGGAGAATATGGTATTCATGATGTCGCTGTCAGTGTGCCTTGTATTATCGGGCAAGAAGGTATTCATGAGATTCTGGATATTCCCTTGACAGAAACTGAAAAAAGTCAGCTTGTTGATAGTGCAGCAAGTGTCAAAAGTATGATAAAAACCATTTATTCTTAG
- a CDS encoding DMT family transporter: MLISSLTAIASGILMSIQGVWNTRVTEKAGMWLTNSIVHAVGFVFCLCVLFFTRDAHLEGLRVVNKLYLLGGVLGAGIVYTVVVSIGRLGPAYAIMIILVAQTFASYLIELFGLFDTEKVPFMWTKLVGVGIMVIGIIVFQWKN, encoded by the coding sequence ATGCTAATAAGTAGTTTAACAGCCATTGCATCGGGAATTTTAATGAGTATACAAGGGGTATGGAATACAAGGGTAACAGAAAAGGCTGGAATGTGGCTCACAAATAGTATTGTACATGCTGTGGGCTTTGTATTTTGTCTTTGTGTATTATTTTTTACAAGAGATGCACATTTAGAAGGATTAAGGGTCGTCAATAAACTGTATTTATTAGGTGGCGTGCTTGGGGCAGGTATTGTTTATACAGTTGTTGTATCTATAGGCAGACTAGGACCAGCCTATGCGATTATGATTATACTTGTTGCACAGACCTTTGCTTCTTACTTAATTGAACTTTTTGGGTTATTTGATACAGAAAAAGTACCATTTATGTGGACAAAACTTGTAGGGGTTGGCATAATGGTTATAGGCATTATTGTATTTCAGTGGAAAAATTGA
- the asnA gene encoding aspartate--ammonia ligase, whose protein sequence is MKLQLPEGYTPKLDLRETEVAIKKLKDYFENALAYELYLTRVSAPLFVKPETGLNDNLNGVERPVGFDILDDNGAYAEVVHSLAKWKRMALGRYGFEVNEGLYTDMNAIRRDEELDNLHSLYVDQWDWEKVISKDMRTEDFLKQTVKQIYNAFLKTEKFIISEYPSLEKWLPEEITFITSQELLDLYPELSVKERENAICEEKRAVFVMQIGNALSSGEKHDGRAPDYDDWELNGDILFWNPILKQAFELSSMGVRVDEVSLVKQLEIRGCSERAEMDFHKKIINKTLPYTIGGGIGQSRICMYFLQKAHIGEVQASIWPNEMIKTCEENNIILL, encoded by the coding sequence GTGAAACTACAATTACCAGAGGGGTACACACCAAAGTTAGACTTAAGAGAGACTGAGGTAGCTATTAAGAAGCTTAAAGATTATTTTGAAAATGCACTGGCATATGAACTTTATTTAACACGAGTATCAGCACCTTTATTTGTAAAGCCAGAAACAGGATTAAATGATAACTTGAATGGGGTAGAAAGACCAGTTGGCTTTGATATATTAGATGATAACGGAGCATATGCAGAAGTTGTACATTCTCTAGCAAAGTGGAAACGGATGGCACTTGGGAGATATGGCTTTGAAGTTAATGAAGGCCTCTATACGGATATGAATGCGATAAGAAGAGATGAAGAACTTGATAACCTTCATTCACTTTATGTTGATCAATGGGATTGGGAAAAAGTCATTTCAAAAGATATGCGAACAGAAGATTTCTTAAAACAAACTGTAAAACAAATCTATAATGCCTTTTTAAAAACTGAAAAATTTATTATCTCTGAATATCCAAGTCTTGAAAAATGGTTACCAGAGGAAATTACTTTTATTACTTCCCAGGAACTTTTAGATCTTTATCCAGAGCTATCTGTTAAAGAACGGGAAAATGCAATCTGTGAAGAAAAACGTGCGGTATTTGTGATGCAGATCGGGAATGCCTTATCAAGCGGGGAGAAACATGATGGGCGTGCACCTGACTATGATGATTGGGAGTTAAACGGAGATATTTTGTTTTGGAATCCAATTTTAAAACAGGCTTTTGAACTATCGTCTATGGGGGTAAGAGTAGATGAAGTATCACTGGTTAAACAACTTGAAATTAGAGGCTGCAGTGAAAGAGCTGAGATGGATTTTCATAAGAAAATTATTAATAAAACCCTCCCTTATACAATCGGAGGAGGTATTGGCCAGTCAAGAATCTGTATGTATTTTTTACAAAAAGCACACATTGGAGAAGTGCAGGCTTCCATATGGCCAAATGAAATGATCAAAACTTGTGAAGAAAATAATATTATATTGCTTTAA
- a CDS encoding GntR family transcriptional regulator, protein MKTESVTIRQIQGYKTVPDRIAEALRDGILRGTLQGGLPLKQDEIAKKFDVSLIPVREALIQLEAKGLITSVRNKGAIVTPLSLEEMRMIFELRKILETGIADIIAVSIGTAQIEALYKLILEMEEEEDVYTFNSLNTLFHQMLCDGTQNTHLIETYRNLFIRVERYCMYIMKETSIKEKIKADHREIVYYIEKKDKEALVNKLIEHAEQSGMVFAEHILHKYEAEAFDWNNL, encoded by the coding sequence ATGAAAACAGAATCAGTAACTATTCGTCAAATACAAGGTTATAAAACAGTACCCGATAGGATAGCTGAAGCATTAAGAGATGGGATTTTAAGGGGAACACTTCAAGGAGGATTACCGTTAAAGCAAGATGAAATTGCAAAAAAGTTTGATGTAAGCCTTATCCCTGTCAGAGAAGCACTTATACAGTTAGAAGCTAAAGGGTTAATTACTTCAGTGCGTAATAAGGGGGCTATTGTAACACCCTTAAGCCTGGAAGAAATGAGAATGATTTTTGAACTTAGAAAAATATTAGAAACAGGTATTGCAGATATTATTGCAGTATCTATAGGCACTGCCCAAATAGAGGCACTTTATAAGCTTATTCTAGAGATGGAAGAGGAAGAAGACGTCTATACCTTTAATAGTTTGAATACGCTTTTTCATCAAATGTTGTGTGATGGTACGCAAAATACGCATCTTATTGAAACTTATCGTAACTTGTTTATAAGAGTTGAACGGTATTGTATGTACATTATGAAAGAAACTTCCATAAAGGAAAAGATAAAAGCCGATCATAGAGAGATTGTCTATTATATCGAGAAAAAGGATAAAGAGGCACTGGTTAATAAACTCATAGAACATGCTGAACAATCTGGCATGGTATTTGCTGAACATATTTTACATAAGTACGAAGCAGAAGCATTTGATTGGAATAATCTTTAA
- a CDS encoding N-acetylmuramoyl-L-alanine amidase family protein has product MDVRESLGFTPLLILDGGHGITTPERRTPPLPDGRVIQEYEFNKAVVALADLYARQLGFATYITSPDETDTPLAERVERANRAYQDHRAELQRQGIDTTNLDIATFVSVHYNILGTEYQTRAQGVETFYYPTSTRGQRLARNLQAALLRGTPQVDRGAKPANFYVLRRTQMPAALIEPGFMDYAPEAILMGDPAFRDEVAREVVEGVLQYYGITYRIE; this is encoded by the coding sequence ATGGATGTTAGAGAAAGCTTGGGCTTTACACCTTTATTGATTTTAGATGGAGGTCATGGGATTACTACACCGGAAAGAAGAACACCACCGCTGCCTGATGGCAGAGTTATTCAAGAGTATGAATTTAATAAAGCTGTTGTTGCGCTAGCTGACTTGTATGCAAGACAATTAGGGTTTGCAACTTATATTACTTCCCCGGATGAAACAGATACACCACTTGCTGAGCGCGTAGAACGTGCAAATCGCGCTTATCAAGACCATAGGGCGGAGCTTCAAAGACAAGGTATTGACACGACAAACTTAGACATTGCTACATTTGTAAGTGTACACTATAATATATTAGGGACAGAATATCAAACAAGAGCTCAAGGCGTTGAAACATTCTACTATCCAACAAGTACAAGGGGACAAAGACTTGCAAGAAATTTGCAAGCTGCACTGCTCAGAGGGACGCCGCAAGTAGATAGAGGGGCAAAACCTGCGAATTTTTATGTTTTAAGAAGAACACAAATGCCAGCTGCACTTATTGAACCTGGTTTTATGGACTATGCGCCAGAAGCCATACTTATGGGAGATCCAGCCTTTAGAGACGAAGTGGCAAGAGAAGTTGTTGAAGGCGTACTCCAATATTATGGGATTACCTATCGTATTGAATAA
- a CDS encoding ferritin family protein, producing the protein MVRQEQAVTYTLSIRNAMREELQAINQYERHIQESDIHELNEIWQYIVENEKGHYGMLLELLRRLDPEQAVQYENVSNLNFIMPSKIQLVPAVVKRGNLEILNHVRNDIRLELEAVNYYEMILMQSPISLVFQIINTINQDEKEHIELLTKVLRELDADRYGPLR; encoded by the coding sequence ATGGTGAGACAAGAGCAAGCTGTCACCTATACGCTGTCCATAAGAAATGCTATGCGCGAAGAATTGCAGGCTATCAACCAATATGAACGTCATATACAAGAATCGGATATTCACGAATTAAATGAAATATGGCAGTATATTGTAGAAAATGAAAAAGGGCATTATGGGATGCTTCTGGAGTTACTTAGAAGGCTTGATCCCGAGCAAGCAGTTCAGTATGAAAATGTAAGTAATCTAAATTTTATAATGCCATCTAAGATCCAACTGGTGCCGGCTGTTGTAAAAAGGGGAAATCTCGAGATTTTAAACCATGTAAGGAATGATATTAGACTGGAACTTGAAGCTGTCAATTATTATGAGATGATACTTATGCAATCCCCTATATCTCTTGTATTTCAGATTATTAATACCATTAATCAAGATGAGAAAGAGCATATCGAGCTGCTTACAAAGGTACTGAGAGAACTTGATGCAGATCGGTATGGGCCACTTAGATAA
- a CDS encoding uracil-DNA glycosylase: protein MITFNNMWDTYLQDEFNKLYYQNLRAFLKEEYAKNTIYPEMHDIFNALKTTSYEETKIVILGQDPYHGPGQAHGMAFSVKPGVAVPPSLRNIYKELKDTLECDIPNNGYLIKWAKQGVLLLNTVLTVRAGAPQSHKGKGWETFTDSVIKTLNNREEAVIFMLWGAPAKKKSELITNKAHTILTAAHPSPLSAHNGFFGCNHFKIANELLEKHRVKPIDWQIENL, encoded by the coding sequence ATGATAACATTTAATAACATGTGGGATACGTATTTGCAGGATGAATTTAACAAACTCTATTATCAAAATTTAAGAGCTTTTTTAAAAGAGGAGTATGCAAAAAATACTATTTATCCGGAGATGCATGATATCTTTAATGCACTAAAAACTACAAGCTATGAAGAAACCAAAATTGTTATTTTAGGACAAGACCCATATCATGGGCCAGGACAAGCTCATGGTATGGCTTTTTCTGTAAAGCCAGGGGTGGCTGTACCGCCTTCACTTAGAAACATCTATAAAGAATTAAAGGATACTTTAGAATGTGATATACCGAATAATGGTTATCTTATAAAATGGGCTAAGCAGGGCGTACTGCTGCTTAACACTGTACTTACCGTAAGGGCAGGCGCGCCGCAATCCCATAAAGGTAAAGGGTGGGAGACTTTTACAGACTCAGTTATTAAGACGCTGAATAACAGAGAAGAAGCTGTTATTTTTATGTTATGGGGAGCACCTGCTAAGAAAAAAAGTGAGCTTATTACCAATAAAGCCCATACCATTTTAACAGCAGCGCATCCAAGCCCCTTATCTGCGCATAATGGTTTTTTTGGCTGCAATCATTTTAAAATAGCCAATGAATTGTTAGAGAAACATAGGGTGAAGCCTATCGATTGGCAGATAGAGAATCTTTAG
- a CDS encoding RrF2 family transcriptional regulator codes for MKFSTKARYGLRALVDLAVHSGGEQLALIHIAKRQELSVNYLEQVFSLLKKSNIVKSVKGSQGGYMLARKPSEITVGDVIRAIEGEIVIVEKEEQTDDKSLVLQNMHQCLWQNVWQKMTESICDIIDHMTIEDLMKDYQMLSIDESLMYYI; via the coding sequence ATGAAATTTTCCACAAAAGCAAGATATGGACTTAGAGCCTTGGTAGATTTAGCCGTCCACTCTGGGGGAGAACAGCTGGCACTTATCCACATTGCAAAAAGACAAGAACTATCTGTTAATTATTTGGAGCAAGTTTTTTCTTTACTGAAAAAATCGAATATTGTAAAAAGTGTTAAGGGTTCCCAGGGTGGATATATGCTTGCTAGAAAACCAAGTGAAATAACTGTAGGTGATGTTATAAGAGCAATAGAAGGAGAGATTGTCATCGTAGAAAAAGAAGAGCAGACTGACGATAAGTCACTGGTATTACAAAATATGCACCAATGTTTATGGCAGAATGTGTGGCAAAAGATGACAGAAAGTATTTGTGATATTATTGATCATATGACAATAGAAGATCTCATGAAAGATTATCAAATGCTTAGTATTGATGAAAGTTTAATGTACTATATTTGA